The Yersinia entomophaga nucleotide sequence ATTTGCCGGCTACCACGTGATAAGTCAGAATTTGGGTCAGCACGGCTTTATTTTCCGGTTTGACCAGATTCTCAACGGTTCCGGCTGGTAATTTAGCAAACGCAGCATCGGTTGGCGCAAACACGGTAAAGGGTCCTGTACCTTGTAGGGTATCCACCAGACCGGCAGCTTTAACGGCGGCCACCAAAGTTGTGTGATCTTTAGAATTCACGGCATTCTCAATAATGTTTTTACTCGGGAGCATTGCGGCTCCCCCCACCATCACGGTGTCGGACATCGCTGCTGCCATAGATACACTGCTGAATACTAAAGAGGCACAGATCGCGGTACGGATAAGCGTTTTCATAATGTTAATCCTTATTAGTATGGAAGAGGTGAGTCTTGCCTCACATCTACCTATACGAATCAGCCTGCCGTTTTGGATGCCAAAAGAAGTGAATATAATTAATAAAAAACGCTAGTCCTTATAAAACAAGGCATAGCGTGATGAATAAGTCTTGCCTAAACGGTGTTAAATCTGAGCGGTTGGCACCGGATGCAGAAAACGGTGCATGATGTAAGCATCTACGTAACCCTGTTTCGGGTGTTTAAACGCCTGCGGCAGGGTTGCAATAATGCCGAAGCCCAGTTTTTGCCAAAGGCTGACCGCCAGAGTATTGGTGCTGACGACAAAATTGAACTGAATTGCCCGGTAACCTAGGCGCTGAGCTTGTTCAATGCAGTGCAGCCCCAGCTGTTTGCCAATGCCTAAACCTCTGACGCTGGCATCGACCATAAAAGAGGCGTTGGCAACGTGACAACCTAATCCTCGTTGGTTATCAATCAGCTTATACATCCCGACGATTTTATCTTCATGCAGCGCGACCCAGCAGCGCACGCCGTCACCAAACCAATATTCGTAAGCGACCCGTTCTGGCGTGTCTGCGGTGAAAACGTAGGTGTCTTCACTGGCGATAACCGCCTGAAAAAGTGGCCAGATTGCGGTGAAATCTTCAGGTGTTGCCGGTCTTATTTCCATGCCATCGCTCTCATATTGATTAAGTCAGTTCTTCAATCTTGGGTTTGGCTTTAATCGTTAAAGTTGCACCAATAGAGGCGGCAATAATACAGCCCAGCGCTGACCATTGTATCAATGTCAGATATTCATTCAGGAAAATTAGGCCAGAAACGGCTGCCAAAGCTGGTTCCAGACTCATTAATGTGCCGAAGGTACGGGCCGGAAGTCGGGTTAACGCCACCATTTCCAGTGAGTAAGGCAAGGCGGTAGAGAGAATGGCGACGGCCAGAGCAATAGGCAAAATAGCGGGAGAAAACAGCGCCATACCGTTATAGGCTACGCCAATCGGGCAGAAAACCAGCGCGGCGATCAGGG carries:
- a CDS encoding fasciclin domain-containing protein, whose protein sequence is MKTLIRTAICASLVFSSVSMAAAMSDTVMVGGAAMLPSKNIIENAVNSKDHTTLVAAVKAAGLVDTLQGTGPFTVFAPTDAAFAKLPAGTVENLVKPENKAVLTQILTYHVVAGKYDMKQLEKKIKEGGGTAELKTVNGQPLWFMNNGPHNIQIKDAKGNLANISTYDVNQKNGVIDVIDTVLMPK
- a CDS encoding GNAT family N-acetyltransferase encodes the protein MEIRPATPEDFTAIWPLFQAVIASEDTYVFTADTPERVAYEYWFGDGVRCWVALHEDKIVGMYKLIDNQRGLGCHVANASFMVDASVRGLGIGKQLGLHCIEQAQRLGYRAIQFNFVVSTNTLAVSLWQKLGFGIIATLPQAFKHPKQGYVDAYIMHRFLHPVPTAQI